DNA sequence from the Xenopus tropicalis strain Nigerian chromosome 4, UCB_Xtro_10.0, whole genome shotgun sequence genome:
cccccataatacattggtgccaagagcagtgcccccataatacattggtgccaagagcagtgcccccctaatacattggtgcccagcagcagtgcccccataatacattggtgatcagtttgcccttcagcccccccctaatacattggtgccaagagcagtgcccccctaatacattggtgccaagagcagtgcccccataatacattggtgatcagtgtgcccttcagccccccctaatacattggtgcccagcagcagtgcccccataatacattggtgatcagtgtgcccttccgccccccctaatacattggtgccaagagcagtgccccccctaatacattggtgccaagagcagtgccccccctaatacattggtgccaagagcagtgcctccATAATaaattggtggtcagtgtgtcccgcagcccccccttatacattggcgacctgcagcagtgCTCTTCGGCTCCTCCAGCATCTTCAGCAGCACCCTTAGATCCTTCCCGGGCGACGCCTCTGCACGTCTGTCTCCACGCGaatggagacaggcccttttaaaaggttgcgccccgtgcgtatgacaTCACCCATACACGCGGGGCGCaaccaaccaatgacagggcccggattttattaaaggggcacctttaaaagtaaaaattgcccgggcccggtacagctgtacccgctgtgcccccctgatggcggccctgattacGGGTTCCAGTGTTGTgtgggggctctttaacaaattttggtttggaagccgggtTTCCCTTTCACACTGTCCTGTCTTCCACAGCGAACCAAGACACAGGTTCAATTTACACTTTTTATTCCAAGAAACAGAATTTAAACCATTTGTGCAAAGCAACACACACCTTACAATACAGTACACTGAAATCCATTGCTAGCAGGCAAAAAGCTCATGTACAAATTGTGCAGTTAATACATTACCGTTCTCCGGGGCATATTCATAACATTGAGGACCCTCACATTGAATTCTATCACACCTGGGGTAGTTCTTTATCTTTACTACAGCAaactggctgagagaagcggatccgcttctgTATGCCGCTCTGTGTGACTGCACTAGCACACGGAGCAGATTGGTGGTCAGCCTGGAAAACACGAAAGTGAACGTTTTCCAGGCTAACCACCGATCCACTCCACTCACAGAGCGACTTACGGAAGtgaatccgcttctctcagccaggcagaaaagtgcagGACTGAGAGAAGCAGATTAATGCTCATCTGATCTCGCCCTTAAGGTCAGCTTTTCTTAGTTTTATCTGCATCCATTGTGGTGCACATAGACACGATATAGGAGAATAACAAACAAAGTTTCTCAGTTCAAGCCATTTAATTGTGTGCTTCTAATATTGCATGCGCCTGCAACTCCTCAAAGTAACAGAAAATCTCTTGGATTGCTGTGTGGTATAACAAcagagatttaggggcacatttacaaaagcacgaacgctccgagcgtattttcgccgattttttcgggcgtccgcacgactttttcgtacagcgcacgactaattcatacagcgcacgactttttgtacagcgcacgactttttgtacagcgcacgactttttcgtacagcgcacgactttttcggacgtttgcacgaaaaaatcggaaaggttttaccgctgtttacaattgttcggtacgaaaatttcgtgactttcggatcgccaatacgatattatcgtgactaatacgattttttcgtaagcattttcgtgatatttacgatcttccgaaattttcgtttccaatacgattttttcccattcgtgattcggattcgtggattagtaaatgtgcccctttgtgttgtgTATTTCTCcagctaaaaaatctgaaaatgtatgcacttgAACAGATATTAAATTACTTATAAAAAGGGGCCAGAGCTCCAACAAGCTCCTTTGTGTATTTTCTtacaagattatatatatatatatatatatatatatatatatacacattaacaAAATTAATATTGGATTTTATCAACACcagtttgttctattaatgtattttattactgTACTGTGATATCTCTAGGATATATTTTGAAATTAGCCTATACTTTTGTCTGTAAATTTTTGTAACAAAGCACACACTGCCATCTACTGTAAAATGATTATATTGCTTTACTagcatacctgtactgtacagtTGTAAAACTGTGCAAGAAAGTACGGGGTTTACtctcattttgtatattttatttttctatactaACTTGCTAGGAGatgaaaaaacataattaaacaaAAGAAATGAACTTCTGTCAGTCTGAGGGATACCTAACACAGAGGCTTACCTTTCTATGCCTGATTCTTTCAAACAAGCAGCAACACAACCAGCAACACTGAGGGGagaatttattaacattggagacaaacataactggtgatgttgcctgccTAATTTGTATTCTACCcattattttcaatgggtctgcaaactctcaaaaaattgaaaaacctaacataaaattttgcctaggacaactcccattgatttctacacaAACTTGCAAGCTGttctgaagttttacatttgattttttcagattttgtgtGCTTACTAAATATCGAACATTCATGTTTTGGAAGCCAGAACTCAAATTTGGGAGCTTTTGCACCAAACAATTCAAATCAAGGAAAAAGTctgaatttgaatgttgataaatcacaccCTTAGTTGCCAGTCAGGTATTGAAAAAATATGGCACCTTTAATCCGTCAGGGTCTTTTAACTAGTATATTTTAGCTTGCTATCTAAGGAAAGCAATGACACGTCTTATAGGATAAGTAATCAAGGAATAATAGGTTGATGTaaatttttgcagtttacattcattatttaatttaattccaagatattaagggttaaagtactgttaatatgaactTTTGTTACAACATTGCCACCTGCTGGTTACTTTCCAAACATGAAGTACTTAAGAacattgtcaggagaaagaaggAGGGCTGGTCTGACATTCTTCTAGTGAGGAAAGATGAGAGAAACGCTATCTgaggttttttatgttttttctaaTTAGAAAAACATCAGATGAGCCCTAGCTCAACTTCCTCAACAATGTTCTCAACTACTTGATGTTCAAAAATTGAGCAGCGGGTGGTGCTGGtttaacaaaatgcatttatagAACAGTACTTTaaccagggtaacttctaagcaactaaaggcctgtctcacattggtgaATGTCGATGTTCATGTGTCCACCATCAGGAGAAGACtcaacagcaatggtgtgtatggcagggtagcaaggagtAAGCTATTATTAAACAATAATGATACTAATCATTGATAAATTAGCCCAATTAAGAATAACTTTTGGGAATCTTGGTCCTAAAAGCAATTTTCAGCTTGTATAGGAACATATAAATATTTTCCAACCAAAATCCAACCCAGTTTTCTGCATATTATCAAGCTTTTTTTGAAGATGaagatttttttaattcatgtttttaaaaaattgcgtTTTATGTAAGAACAACaattaatgcaaaaatatttctgtatcattattatttttattctccaAATGATATTTGCTGTGTCCTTTCCTGCTGCATCCTGTGTAAGTCCCTGGCCTTGTTCTTCAAGGACTCTGCCTTTTCATCATTTTTTGCCACTCCATCACCAAGTTTGTACATGCGGCTAGCATTTGCACAACCCCACATATGACCCAGACTGCAGGCTTTCTCAGAAAAATGCAAAGCCATGTTCATATCCTTGGGGATACCAGGAGCTCCTTGTAAGTATATGGCACTAAGGTTAAAACAGCTTGCTGCAAAGTTGCCATCACAGGCTTTGTTATAATAATCTCTGGCTTTTAGAGCATCAGGTTTGTCATCATTCACTCGTCCATCATGAGATAACAATCCAACATTATGACAAGAATCAATGGACTTTTTGCCACCTTTGTTACATGATTTCAGGAAACAACCATATGCGGCCTTCAGATCTACTGGTAACCCACCTAGAGGAATAGAAAACCCATATATCAAAATAATGCATTTGTTGAattatagtagggatgcaccaaatccacagtttttattttttggtccAATAAATATTATCCAGCAAACTTTATGTAAACCAATCTATATTGAGCTAAATTGAGCGCCATATCAAATAAACAAGTGTGTCATGTTCAGTGCCAATACTTAACTGTAAGTTAAATGTTGCCTAGAAATGTGCAACCCCTGTATTATAACATGGAACCTG
Encoded proteins:
- the coa7 gene encoding cytochrome c oxidase assembly factor 7; the protein is MAGLVDLKNEEEVKEYLDNLGTEYSYQCLKEKQPDGCNRLAEYLENIKKNFESAAQILKINCDQNEHSESCYKLGAYYVTGKGGLPVDLKAAYGCFLKSCNKGGKKSIDSCHNVGLLSHDGRVNDDKPDALKARDYYNKACDGNFAASCFNLSAIYLQGAPGIPKDMNMALHFSEKACSLGHMWGCANASRMYKLGDGVAKNDEKAESLKNKARDLHRMQQERTQQISFGE